A single Eleginops maclovinus isolate JMC-PN-2008 ecotype Puerto Natales chromosome 5, JC_Emac_rtc_rv5, whole genome shotgun sequence DNA region contains:
- the spred2a gene encoding sprouty-related, EVH1 domain-containing protein 2 — MNEDTRPDDDSYIVRVKAVVMTRDDSSGGWLAQDGCLSRVGVCRLLASELLGRTAFLIHGERLKDKQVILECFLKKDLVYTKATPTFHHWRVDNRKCGLTFQSPSDARAFDRGVRRALEDLTEGSTTSSSTLQNEAELGDDDVFTTATDSSSNSSQKREREPAMHSLAPPNFCEARRHHCILGHFYEHHRPSDHYFLDQAVHMFPRHVSFHVEEEEIVRINPRERTWLTGYEDYRHANSTRDKISQPENLDAYVHFAKSEPPKHDYTYPYPLNCNVQRGCDGKPGCMEMGGGRRAVVTVQPRALQPKGKRRKEDGERSRCVYCQDMFNHEDNGRGRCQEAPDPIQTCIRRVSFMWCADSLLYHCMSDTEGDYSDPCSCDTSDERFCLRWTALVGLSLLAPCMCCYGPLRACYRCGVACRCCGGKHKAVG, encoded by the exons TGACAGCTACATTGTGCGCGTCAAAGCGGTGGTGATGACCCGAGACGACTCGAGCGGCGGCTGGTTGGCGCAGGACGGCTGCCTGAGCAGAGTGGGCGTCTGCAGGCTGCTGGCCAGCGAACTGCTGGGACGCACTGCCTTCCTCATCCACGGAGAACGCCTCAAAGACAAGCAG GTGATTCTGGAGTGTTTCCTGAAGAAAGACCTGGTCTACACGAAGGCCACGCCGACCTTTCACCACTGGAGGGTGGACAACAGGAAGTGTGGGCTGACCTTCCAGAGCCCATCGGACGCCCGAGCCTTCGACCGCGGGGTGAGGAGAGCGCTGGAGGACCTGACCGAAG GGTCGACCACGTCTTCATCGACGCTGCAGAATGAGGCAGAGCTCGGAGATGACGACGTCTTCACG acgGCTACTGACAGCTCGTCCAACTCGTcccagaagagagagagagagccggCCATGCACTCGCTCGCCCCGCCCAACTTCTGCGAGGCCCGTCGGCACCATTGCATTCTGGGACATTTCTACGAGCATCACAGGCCCTCGGATCACTACTTCCTGGACCAG gcgGTGCACATGTTCCCTCGTCACGTCAGCTTCcatgtggaggaggaagagatcGTACGCATCAACCCCCGCGAGAGAACGTGGCTCACCGGCTACGAGGATTACCGCCACGCCAACTCCACACGGGACAAAATCTCCCAGCCCGAAAACCTTGACGCCTACGTACACTTCGCCAAGAGCGAGCCGCCCAAACACGACTATACCTACCCGTACCCGCTGAACTGCAACGTGCAGCGGGGGTGCGACGGCAAACCAGGCTGCATGGAGATGGGCGGGGGCCGCAGGGCGGTGGTGACGGTGCAGCCGCGAGCCCTGCAGCCCAAAGGCAAGCGGCGGAAGGAGGACGGCGAGCGTTCGCGTTGCGTTTACTGTCAGGACATGTTTAACCACGAGGACAACGGGCGGGGCCGCTGCCAGGAAGCACCGGACCCCATCCAGACCTGCATCCGGCGGGTCAGCTTCATGTGGTGCGCGGATAGCCTGCTGTACCACTGCATGTCGGACACGGAGGGGGATTACTCGGACCCGTGTTCGTGCGACACAAGCGACGAGCGGTTCTGCCTGCGATGGACGGCGCTGGTGGGTTTGTCGCTGCTGGCCCCCTGCATGTGCTGCTACGGCCCCCTCAGAGCGTGCTACCGCTGCGGTGTGGCGTGCCGGTGCTGTGGCGGGAAACACAAAGCTGTGGGTTGA